The Lolium rigidum isolate FL_2022 chromosome 1, APGP_CSIRO_Lrig_0.1, whole genome shotgun sequence region cgttgtttgccaccatgcataaaagaatatgtatttgctcgcccagcatgtgtcatattgcgatcatactgccaaggacgcccaagtagcaagccacacacctccaatggcaacacatcgcaatctatctcatcaacataatcatcaactgtaaatggcacacgcaccttatgagtaatcttcagcataccacagctattcaaccactcaagacgtttaggttcaggaagacgccatgtagacaaccccaacgctgccaccatcgccttgctaatgccattagttcagctaccaccatcaatcatcaacttgcaagccttgcccttgataaagcactgagtctgaaacaaactccaccgctgaacatTGTCAACTGCCTTGAAAGCATCatattgtaccttcttgagttgcatattcagcccgctcaatggtacatcctcctcaacagtcacaaaagcgctcttggtatcagagtcaggtttcctctcctctgaagatatcACCTTGTCCTcggtgactgttggtagtggaacaacctcctgaataggaactatgcacttgtccactgcCTGCATTACCTCCGCCAGGCACTTGTGCACTTCCTTCAATGCATGCCCAACTCTGGATGACTTCTTACGATCCTTCAATGGTAACCCAAGACCACCACGAAGAAATTTTTTGAAGTCCGCCCAAGTATAAGCATACTCGCCTCTATCAACTGCATTACACCAATATATGTCCAACTCCTCATCCACACGCCGGTGAGCGAGAATGTAGGCATCATAACCAGTGAACTTCCCTTTGTAGCGACGACATCGTTGGAAACCTAATTCCATGTACTTCTCCCAATCCTCGTACTGCTCAATTGTCGCGTAATGGCGTAAATACCACTTCAGTTCTGACACGGGACGCGTTACTCCCTTCCGGATGTCAAGGAAATCATTGAAGATATAACCGGACTTCGTGCCACGCGAACACCGTATGCCCAATACATCGTCTGAAAATGAAGCAACAACAGCAGTAGCATCAAGTAGCATCGCCGGAGATGAAACAGGAGCAGCAGGGGAAGACACCGCAGCAGGTATCACAGCAGCCTGGACCTGCCCGGCctagggcccggttggaccgactTGTGGACCGGCTGagccggcccagggcccggttggacGGCCTGGGggccggcctggccggcctgaggcccggtctgaccggcctggcaACCGGGAATTTGACTGTGCGGCTCAGTACTGTATCCGGTTGGCATGAGCAAATtggccggtttggaccggcccggccggcccagagcccggtcaaccggcctgtggaccgggacgggtcgcgaaatttcgtcttcttcccgattccagccgcgatttttcgcgattttgacctccgaaacagccatggatgaccactaatttaaccctaattggcccaccatatgacctggctacattattatctcctaataacaagactataatAAAATACTGGTAGAACCTTAGACCTAATTATCATATCAATggttgtcctagtgtaccaggcctggatatccatatcaggaCTGGGAAGGggcactgtccctatccagtccccactccaccactccactccggccgcacgagctcgaccttccgcgccgccatggccccgaagcgagagTTCGAGCCGGCCGCCaaagaccacgaggccggcagcagccgacgaGCCATGCCAGCGGCGTTCGACATGGGGCCGCCGGCTCCCATCCGCGACCGGTTCtatgtcaccgtagcggtggcgcagatgttctgggaggcCGGCGTCTCAATGCCGTGgggcgacgtgcacctcccccacggctggcacctgagcctagATCAGGTTCCGCTACCGCCGATCCCTGGCTCCGGCCGCACCCGCATCGTGGagatccggcggcggcgcgcgcaatTGCTGACGGACCTCCGGGAGGACCCCGCCTACAGCgacacaagtcccaactgggacttgcggttcgaggtggagcacgaagcGCGGCGACGCACATGCTTCACCTTGGCGACGGCGAGGCCTCGCTCGCAACCGCCTCTCGCGCAGCCGCGCACGCATGCTAGGAGGGCTGGCCGCTGCCCCGGCTGCCTGTACATCGACGAGCCAGCGGCGGCGCCAGCGCAAGCGCCACAGGCCCAGCCCCagcccgaggaggacgacgaccccgAGCTACAGGCAGCGCTGGGGCGTCCCGCGAGGTcaacgacctcgaggagctgcgcgcctccgcgctggaggaggaggccaggaaGGCCAAGGAGGACGCCGACGCGTGGGCGTTCCTCGCCATGGCGCACCGGCAGCAGGAGGCCACACGCTAGgccgcgctccgggaggaggaggagcgcctagcCACGCTCCGGCACGAGGCGGAGTTGCAGGCTGCTCCGGCGGAGCAGCGGCGAAAGGAGGTGGCGCGGCTAGCATGCCTGTGCAGGTCGGCGAGCCCTCCGGACCCGCACTGCGCCTGGGAAAGgtcgcagtggtcgccctggccggagtccccggctccCTCCGGCGTGTCCAGCCGGAACAGTGCGTCGCCGTTGGGGGGGCGCCGTCCtcatcgacagcgacgacgacgagtactactggtaGTAGGGTGGCGCACCGGTGGCCACCGCGTCCCAAACCCTGGAGTAGGGTTTCCTCGTTTTTTTCTAGTTTAAAggtcatatagggctttcttttgtgtaaaaattgcccaaaaaagGGTCAAGTACAATGAATtctagtttaaatttaatttgttttttttgttataTTTGACATTTGGGATGCATCCGCGAACAGACACGCTATCCGCGTGGCCACCCAAACAACCTAAAACAGATACGAACGGACACGCGAACGCGAACCCTGTTCGCGTGTCCGCGTGGCCAGCCAAACATCCCAAAACAACGGCTCAGTGCTTACCTTTGGGTCGCCGCGATACCAGtccaataagagcatctccagccgcgtcccccaaagcgtcccccaaagggatttggggcgcgccggacaaaaaaaccgttccagtcgcgtcccccaaagcccatttttgtccggcgcgcctccATACagtgttcggcgccccgagcccgtccccgtcccacaggggacacaccgggcacgccggacacaacgaaaagcgaggcggggagtggcggggccgacccgtcagcggcacagttaattttaacctaaccgtcgcctacctcgcgacggaagttattcgcgcgcagtgacacatggcggcatctttgccttaatggcgacggaggggcaggcgagacgtctcgtcggtgctgcgcagcctccacgcgtcgccggcgttcgcacgccaccgcccgttcccccgcgatcttcccgcctcttctcgcctgttcccgcgctttcttcccgacgccggcgtctataaaaggtctcccggctcaacggtagccaccacaccccgccggcaacaaacacagccctcgtcgctccaccgtcgtctcctccaccaccagtagcaatggcgaaccgccccggcgctggccacttccctccaccgccgtcccctccacttgcagtcccggaaacacaggtcgacaccgacccctcagcagcggcccgggaagagcgatggcgtgcacaccgtcagcagcggtgggaggcaatgcagcagcaggcccgccagcagcgggaggcggcgcaggcggcggatccggcggcgtctgcgcccatggccccgccgccggcgaggccgcggcgacAGCAGCCGTGGCAGAGCAGCGAGGACGCCACCGTTGGGCGTCTGACGCCTCGACGAGACAGGAGGCGCGATGGTGCCGGTACCgggcggagatggagcagcggtgggctgacgagcgccagcgccagcgcggtgagcgggaggcgctgtaccgtgaacggcgggaggtgaTAGAGCGCCGgtggcgggagtcgatcgagcgccagcagcagctggcggtggaggagcgtcatcagcgggaggcggcgctgagggcgttatgggggaggcgggcggaccagttggcggcggaggacgccgtgttggcggcggcgatgatggaggcgccaacagatgtggaggaggaggcgccaatggaggaggaggaggccgaggcggaggagaccgaggtggaggacgacaccgacgacgagttcgagtggtttgacgacgacgggccgcacccggacgtgacggccgatcagcaacgcgcgctcgtcgagtccttcgagtcggagaagaagctccaggacgacgcccgtgcccgcgaagaggcgcagattcgtcgcgccgtcgagctctcccttcaGGCGGCCCaacaggggagggcggaggaggacgcgcggcgggagcggcaccgtctggccaccgccgaacgcaaggagaggaggcgcgcgcaggaggagctgcggcgtaggggaggcgacgacggggcggggccgtcgaacgcaccgtcgagcggtcagtagtctaggtttagatgaaatctagccgttttcattcaaactttgtaatatataatcaaaattgaatgaaaacctttattttcgtgcaccaatattcatttgggggcggcgtttgggggacgcggctggggagcgacgtccccaaaggcggcacgaacaaaacacgtcccccaaacgctcaatccggcgcggtttgggggacggtttgggggacgcgactggagatgctctaagaagacCTTGCTGAAAATAGTGTTTGATCCTAGttaatcggaaattcaattcggctcccgggtgcttatgctccctctaccaaaaaagcatattttgaaatgtcaaaaaatttggataaaaaattctacatgtacatgtccataatgtatgtgcattcgccaagtttcacaaaaaaagcaatattttttgtggtctatgtaaaaaggagaaattttatcttgtgaaaagcattatttttagcactgaattttatcttttttacatacgtcacatgataagtcaattttttatgaaacgactttgtgagctcgtagcacgtgaagatgtacgtatgatttttttgtttcaatttttttgaaatttaaaatataagtaagatgcatttcaaaatataggaagcatatgcacccatgttccaaaacactacTCCCCTAGTTAATATTGTACCACTAGCAAAAGGCCTGCCTTCCTGAAGGTGTGGTGCGTGTGGTGCGTGCGTGCTCACGCACCACGGAGCGCTTCTGCGCTGACACGTACCTGAAGTATGAGTACCAGTAAAACCCAAGTACAGTAATGCACGAAATATAATTACAGTTACACACAAATCCGCTGAGTACCCTGGAATACAAGTACACCTCAGTAAAAACCCGCCACGTACAAAACACGAGCACACCGAAGTACAAAGCACGCAGTATAGTTACACATAAGTCTGAATGAGTACAACTCAGTGAAAATCCGAATATAGTTACGAGTACAGTTTAAAAAATTCAAGTACACGGAAGTAAGGTACAACTCTGTGAAAAACCAAGAACACCGAAGTGCACTCGTGGTGAACCCCCGAGTACACTGAAGTACGAGTATAACTCAGTGAAAACTCGAGTATAATTACATACAAACCTGAGTACAACCATACTAGTTTTTGAAAGTACGAAAGAAGAATTTCTCGAAACCTATCAACGAGAGAACTAGTTTTAAAGATCTTGACGCGAGGATATCAAAAATGAAAATGCTCGTAATTTAGAAGACATGCTATAGTGTTCGTCGCATTCATCGCATAATACAGAGCCAAACTAAAATAATAATGTCAAAAACATTAAAGTTATTCCTCACATTGATAGCTTTAGCGAAAATGATCATGATTTTCTAGAGAGTTCATATAATGGAGGGAAACCCTAGTTTTCTATAGAGcagaaaatataagatatatataagTCTGCTCCACGTCGAGAACACAAATGCACAATTTCATAAATGCATCACACAATAATCCCCAAGCTGATCACATTGGCATGCTCACGGTCTCCATGAACTCCTTGTCGGCCACAAGCCTTGCCAACGCATCCGGCGCAATGCACACCTCAAGTGACATGCTCCCTCCCCGCTCTGGCCCCTCGAACACAGTCGCCTTCCCGTCCATCTTGTCCCCAGGACCGCTTCGCACGGCAACTGGTTTCCCCCACCCGAAGTCATTCCCGAATACGTCGAACCGTGGTGAACTCCCCGTCATCATCGCCGCCCCTCCTGATGATAGGTTCCCCATGTACTCAAAGTCGGGCTCGCGGATCCAGCAATCCAACCACTCTTTCATGGTAGTCTCGTCAAAGGATGCCACCGAGCGGTTTAGCTGCCATGCCGTCCAGCCTAAACCCTTGTTTAGGATCTCGCCGATGGTGGAGCTTGTCTTGCCAAACACTACAGCGTTTCCGAGATAACCTTGCGGTATGCCTTTCACGCGCCCCCGGCACCCGATGAACATGGAGTAAGATGTCTCGTGCTGCGGTGGGAGGCGCCGCGCGCGGGACAACGCCAGCCAAACATGGGCAAGGAGGGCCTGGAGCGAGGAGATTGTAGCGGTGGCCGTGCCCGCCATTTCATTGTTGGCCCTGGCCTTCAGCTTCCTCAGGCTCGCAGCGCAGAAGGTGAAGAAGCATTCCTTCACCGTGGGGCGCTCGAATCGCCGGAGGACTTGCTGCAGCTTGCTGTACGGCAAACGGATTTGTACAGGGATGGCATCGTCAACGAACCATTCCTGGAGCGCCAGCACCGGCCTCGGCGTCGGCTTGGAGTTGAAGGATATGTCGCCTAGGTCGTCATTTTTTGCACCACCTCGGCTTATCTCCGACCAGGTGTTGAAGAATTCCCAGAAAGTGGTGCCGTCGCCGACGCAGTGGTTCATCGACAAGCCGATGAAGATGCCGTCATGGAGCTCGGTGACCTGCGCCGACAGCACGGGCAGCGACTtgatggcggcgt contains the following coding sequences:
- the LOC124705691 gene encoding uncharacterized acetyltransferase At3g50280-like, which encodes MVNEQTEAGATEPVRIVSRRMVQPPSEEAVVDIHLKPWDLRLITIDYIQKGILLPKPLTGGVVDTLAFSFARALAGRFYPLAGRLTVEHHADETITVLLRCTGDGAEFIHAVAPDVTVEDIVASVFTPSVVRDFYPLNHVLGADAAIKSLPVLSAQVTELHDGIFIGLSMNHCVGDGTTFWEFFNTWSEISRGGAKNDDLGDISFNSKPTPRPVLALQEWFVDDAIPVQIRLPYSKLQQVLRRFERPTVKECFFTFCAASLRKLKARANNEMAGTATATISSLQALLAHVWLALSRARRLPPQHETSYSMFIGCRGRVKGIPQGYLGNAVVFGKTSSTIGEILNKGLGWTAWQLNRSVASFDETTMKEWLDCWIREPDFEYMGNLSSGGAAMMTGSSPRFDVFGNDFGWGKPVAVRSGPGDKMDGKATVFEGPERGGSMSLEVCIAPDALARLVADKEFMETVSMPM